In one window of uncultured Campylobacter sp. DNA:
- a CDS encoding tetratricopeptide repeat protein — MKKFLFAAVMLFSAAFATDLQSENLASLKAQCQSGDAAKCAVLGDAYYEEYIASGDEEARKLSAAAFKEACDKGDGEGCAGLGLSYIDEGDAAASEKLLEKTCDELKTATACYNLGFFKIDGHGGFKQDVKGAMKYYEKACDLGYAAGCDELGGIYNVGEADVKADENKALKYYEKSCALGGKDGCDAVKLIKDGK, encoded by the coding sequence ATGAAAAAGTTTTTATTTGCCGCCGTTATGCTTTTTAGCGCGGCGTTTGCGACTGATTTGCAAAGCGAAAATTTAGCTAGCCTAAAAGCTCAGTGCCAAAGCGGCGATGCGGCAAAATGCGCGGTTTTGGGCGACGCGTATTATGAAGAATACATCGCTTCGGGCGACGAGGAGGCACGCAAGCTATCGGCCGCAGCCTTTAAAGAGGCGTGCGATAAAGGAGACGGCGAAGGCTGCGCGGGACTAGGGCTGTCTTATATCGACGAGGGCGACGCGGCAGCGAGCGAAAAGCTACTAGAAAAAACCTGCGATGAGCTAAAAACCGCTACCGCGTGCTACAATCTCGGCTTTTTTAAAATCGACGGACACGGGGGCTTTAAACAAGACGTAAAGGGAGCGATGAAATACTACGAAAAGGCTTGCGACCTTGGCTATGCGGCAGGTTGCGACGAGCTAGGCGGTATCTACAACGTAGGCGAAGCGGACGTAAAAGCGGATGAAAATAAGGCTCTAAAATACTACGAAAAATCCTGCGCCCTAGGCGGTAAAGACGGTTGCGACGCGGTAAAACTGATAAAAGACGGTAAATGA
- a CDS encoding DUF4299 family protein has product MSVEFSVKNKKRPLFLGYFGVMSVGKATELIPDLAVFGIDENAENFDKEAFLSSLLGECEGIVLGIWGKSGRGFELSYDGEEESYKVRVNTPATVFDWVLAISYLQILSRRLGNDIKGEDGKIYTRGAIEKFDYERDINSGLRAIKGHLEGGATVNHCYGIVRPFALNRAIIDEILAAQSPAKEFSQRLTAVQYLDAYGANQRFYRANGEGEIIGSYALTQGVPTILPYEPFVEWQNLDFVKPKDVARWEITLVGGEGCDGGNESEEDGEASRYRVLAELDYSEFISRLPRESYRFIDASYILVEGLGYERLRAPAE; this is encoded by the coding sequence ATGAGCGTAGAATTTAGCGTCAAAAATAAAAAGCGGCCGCTATTTTTGGGATATTTTGGCGTAATGAGCGTAGGCAAGGCTACGGAGCTGATACCTGATTTGGCGGTGTTTGGCATAGACGAGAATGCCGAAAATTTTGATAAAGAGGCGTTTTTAAGCTCGCTTTTAGGCGAATGCGAGGGCATAGTTTTAGGCATTTGGGGCAAGAGCGGGCGGGGATTTGAGCTTAGCTACGACGGCGAGGAGGAAAGCTACAAAGTGCGCGTAAATACGCCCGCGACGGTATTTGACTGGGTTTTAGCTATCTCGTATCTGCAAATTTTATCGAGGAGGCTAGGAAACGACATCAAGGGCGAGGACGGAAAAATCTATACGCGAGGAGCGATAGAAAAATTTGACTATGAGCGCGATATAAACTCGGGTTTGCGGGCGATAAAAGGACATTTGGAGGGCGGCGCGACCGTAAATCACTGCTACGGCATCGTTAGGCCTTTTGCCCTAAATCGCGCGATCATAGATGAAATTTTAGCCGCGCAAAGCCCCGCAAAGGAGTTTAGCCAGCGCCTAACCGCGGTGCAATACCTGGATGCTTACGGCGCAAATCAGCGCTTTTACCGCGCAAACGGCGAAGGCGAGATCATCGGCTCGTACGCGCTTACGCAGGGCGTGCCGACTATTTTGCCTTACGAGCCTTTCGTCGAGTGGCAAAATTTGGACTTTGTTAAGCCAAAAGACGTCGCGCGCTGGGAAATTACGCTAGTAGGCGGCGAAGGATGCGACGGCGGCAATGAGAGCGAAGAGGACGGCGAGGCCTCCCGCTACCGCGTGCTAGCCGAGCTAGACTACTCAGAGTTTATCTCGCGTTTGCCGCGCGAGAGCTACCGCTTTATCGATGCTAGCTATATTTTGGTGGAGGGGCTGGGTTAC
- a CDS encoding tetratricopeptide repeat protein: MKILLFALFVALNLFASELNLSPLLAADTLEKLKKCKNPDLNATKECVQAGMVAANSKQDYGAAEGLFSLACAKGDGEGCFYLGELYKNNLVKAADKSERETKISAYYKASCVLYEYLPGCLALANFIQEELGDEVQSFAINNTLCNKKYAPGCYNLGWMIERTGGDIGEMMEYYERSCKLGYVGGCARAAWLYEGNFNENRYEQVKKDAKKAKQMRKKACELGYKQSC, encoded by the coding sequence ATGAAAATCTTATTATTTGCGCTCTTTGTAGCGTTAAATTTATTCGCTAGCGAGCTGAACCTTTCGCCATTGCTGGCCGCAGATACGCTAGAAAAGCTCAAAAAATGCAAAAATCCCGACCTAAACGCTACCAAAGAGTGCGTGCAAGCGGGCATGGTAGCGGCTAACTCAAAGCAAGACTACGGCGCGGCGGAGGGGCTATTTAGCCTAGCCTGCGCCAAAGGAGACGGCGAGGGCTGCTTTTATCTTGGCGAACTTTATAAAAATAACCTAGTAAAAGCCGCGGATAAGAGTGAGCGCGAGACCAAGATTAGCGCGTATTACAAGGCTAGCTGCGTCCTTTACGAGTATTTGCCCGGTTGCTTGGCGCTAGCCAATTTCATACAAGAAGAGCTGGGCGACGAGGTGCAGTCGTTTGCGATAAACAATACCCTATGCAACAAAAAATATGCTCCTGGATGCTACAACTTGGGCTGGATGATAGAGCGAACGGGAGGCGATATAGGCGAGATGATGGAGTATTACGAGCGCTCGTGTAAGCTAGGCTACGTAGGCGGCTGCGCGCGAGCGGCGTGGCTGTATGAGGGAAATTTCAACGAAAACAGATACGAGCAAGTAAAAAAAGACGCGAAAAAGGCAAAGCAAATGCGAAAGAAGGCGTGCGAGCTAGGCTATAAGCAAAGCTGCTAG